The following coding sequences lie in one Sorghum bicolor cultivar BTx623 chromosome 6, Sorghum_bicolor_NCBIv3, whole genome shotgun sequence genomic window:
- the LOC8058662 gene encoding chitinase-3-like protein 1 translates to MRATLRLAIAVAMAVVVSQSLAATAPAPRDARETPPASTTVRAGFYLAADARLRHLDRLDPSLYTHLYYSALAVHPTTHKLVLPTDPAQAGLLATFSPTLKSKNRALETLLSVGTAGIGAGADSQTDPAFAAMAADPASRAAFVAEAVALARDSGFDGLDVAWRFPASAVEMANFGFLVSEWRAAAPPGFLLTATVYFSNHVFDAPLPGVDYPSEAVARCLDWVNVVAFGLHPLAAGATNATAFDAPLYDRASHFSASYGVVSWIDAGVPASKVVMGLPLYACSWFLRNKANSGVGAPVVAAGPKQHGSNATGIMSYAEVQKIAAAGGGSHRAVTTTFDNASVASYLSMGDVWVAFDGAAVVAEKLAFAARRGLLGYFLWPVNYDDANLTVSRSALDVWMKNEISSNSKNDTGVRQTQGPVRLPPALQSPAGTPGPGPAPTSGSRSWLPWTKLDAFLHFGGLILVCF, encoded by the exons ATGAGGGCCACCCTCCGCCTCGCCATTGCCGTGGCCATGGCCGTGGTGGTCTCCCAATCGCTTGCTGCGACGGCTCCTGCGCCGCGTGACGCCCGAGAAACGCCACCGGCGTCGACGACGGTGCGCGCCGGATTCTACCTCGCCGCCGACGCCCGTCTCCGGCATCTCGATAGGCTCGACCCCTCCCTCTACACGCACCTCTACTACTCCGCGCTGGCCGTGCACCCCACCACCCACAAGCTCGTGCTCCCCACGGACCCGGCCCAGGCGGGCCTCCTCGCCACCTTCTCCCCCACGCTCAAGTCCAAGAACCGGGCGCTCGAGACCCTGCTCTCTGTCGGCACCGCCGGCATTGGCGCAGGTGCGGATTCGCAGACCGACCCAGCGTtcgccgccatggccgcggaCCCGGCGTCCCGCGCGGCGTTCGTTGCCGAGGCCGTCGCGCTGGCCCGGGACAGCGGCTTCGACGGGCTCGACGTCGCGTGGCGGTTCCCGGCATCTGCCGTGGAGATGGCCAACTTCGGGTTCCTCGTTTCCGAGTggcgcgccgccgcgccgccggggTTCCTGCTCACCGCCACGGTCTACTTCTCCAACCACGTCTTTGACGCGCCGCTCCCGGGCGTGGACTACCCGTCCGAGGCCGTGGCGAGATGCCTCGACTGGGTCAATGTCGTGGCGTTCGGTCTCCACCCGCTCGCCGCGGGTGCGACCAACGCGACGGCCTTCGACGCGCCGCTCTATGACCGGGCGTCCCACTTCTCGGCGAGCTACGGCGTCGTGTCTTGGATCGACGCCGGCGTGCCCGCGAGCAAGGTTGTCATGGGCCTCCCGCTCTACGCCTGCTCGTGGTTCCTACGCAACAAGGCAAACAGCGGCGTCGGGGCGCCGGTGGTCGCCGCGGGGCCGAAGCAGCACGGGAGCAACGCCACCGGCATTATGTCCTACGCCGAGGTCCAGAAAATCGCCGCTGCCGGCGGGGGCAGCCACCGCGCGGTCACCACGACGTTCGACAACGCGTCCGTAGCGTCCTACCTGTCCATGGGTGACGTCTGGGTCGCCTTCGACGGTGCGGCAGTCGTGGCCGAGAAGCTCGCCTTCGCAGCGCGGCGTGGGCTCCTCGGCTACTTCCTATGGCCGGTGAACTACGACGACGCCAACCTCACCGTCTCAAGAAGTG CATTGGATGTCTGGATGAAGAACGAGATTTCGTCGAATTCGAAGAATGACACCGGCGTCAGGCAGACACAGGGGCCGGTTCGGTTGCCGCCGGCTCTCCAGTCCCCTGCAGGAACGCCAGGACCAGGGCCGGCGCCGACGTCTGGGTCGCGCTCATGGCTGCCTTGGACGAAGCTTGACGCGTTCCTGCATTTTGGGGGGTTAATTCTTGTGTGCTTTTAG